The Myxococcales bacterium genomic sequence TGGCGGCCACCCGCAAGGTCCGACGCTGTTTCATCAATCAAACCTCCTTCAGCGAGGCGATTCCAAGTTGATCTTTTTCGCCTCGGGGGAATCCGGATATTCCTGCAACAAACGTTGTTTCGCCTGCCCGGCCTTCTCGGTCTGGCCGAGTTGCTGATAACTTTGCGCCAACCAGAAAAGAGAACGCGCCGCATAGGGACCGGCCGTCTTGCCGGCCGCCACGCAACGCTCGTATTCGCGCACCGCCTGGCCGAGTTCGCCCAACTGGCGGAAGGATTCGCCCAGCGCGAAGCGAGCCCGCGGCAAATAAGCGCTGTTGGGATGCTGCGCGATGAACGCGTTCAGATCGTAAATCGCCAGGCCCCAGTTCTGTTTTTCCATCTGGCCGACCGCCGCGCGAAAAGCCTGTTCGTCGTTTCCGACCGGACCGCCCGACCCGCCCGCCGGCAACGGCATCGGGGCCAGCGGCGATTCGGCGGCCGTGTTGTTGTTCATCACGCTGGGCGGCGTATCCATCGCCACTCTTTCCTGCGGCTGGTTGATGTAAACCGTCGGCGTATCCGCTTGTTCCTGAAGCTTTTTAATCGCTTCCCGATTATTCTTCGTGGTTTCGCGCAGTACGAACAGCGAGCTGTTCATTTCTTCCATGCGCAAATTCATGTCGGCCAGCGTCGCCTGAGTTTCGGTGATCTGCGCCTGCAGATCGGAAACCTGCTTTTTAAGTTGCTGGTCGCCGGCACACCCCGCCCACAAAAAAGCGAGGCACACCAGCACCCACATGGTACGCTTGCCGATTTCCATCGAAATAAACGAATCCCTTTTAAATTTCGGAGTTATCGTATCGTCGGGCGCCTTCGACTGTCAAGAGAAATTCCAAGGGGTTGAACATGCTTTTACCGGGGATTTCTAACGGCTCGACAAGGCCCGAACGACCTTGCGCAGCGGCTGATCGACCAGATTCAGGTAACGATGCTCGTCACCCGGCCGATACGCGGGCATCGGGTACATTTGGACCTTCAACGAATAAATCCCGGCATCGAGGCGCTCCACTCCCTGGATTTCAAAACCCAGGCAGCCGAAACAACCCGGAAACTGCTCCGGTGGATCGGGAACGGAGACATCGTCCCGATAGAACGCCGGTAGCGTCACCCCGTCGTGTTCCTGCAGAAAAATCTGCCGCGAAAACCAGCCTTCCCGGTGTTGGGCCGTGGTGCCGGCGACCACTTGCCAGTCGGAAGGCCGCCGGTCGAAATGAATTTCGTTTTCCTGCATCCGGCCGTCGATCAAAACGCCCGCCGGATTGTGCTGATTGTAAAAGCGGCGGTTCGGCACGTTCGGCGGCGAATCGGTGTAGATTTTCAATTTCGCTTCGCGGAACAAGCCCGAAATGCGAAACGGCAGATTGAGGCTGATCGGAAATTCCATGCCCGTTTTCCAATAGACACTGGTCAACTCCACGCTCGGCGAGGGAATCCGCCAGAACAGAATCACCCGGTTGCGCGTTTTGCGTAAAATCCGCACCGGCCCGTCGTTGTAGGCGATCACGGACGATTGGAAATCGTTTTCATTGCGTGTGAAATGAACCAGATTCCAAATACTTATCGCTTCCATCCGGATTTTCTGCCGATCGGCGACGCTCTGCCCGTTGCCGCCGGCGGCCGGCTTGACGATCAACTTGTCGATGCTGATCGGCGCCTGCGGATGATAACCGATCAGGTAATCGGTCGTTTCGATCTCGTTGCGGTCCACGTGATAGACCACGTAATCCTTGGGACTGCGCGGCGCCGGCCCGGAAAACGCGAACAGATAAACCGCCGCCCGGCCGCCGTCCGCCGGATCGTAAAGCGTGATTTCGACACCTTTCTGCGCCCCGGCCGGCCAGGATGCCGCATCCACCGCCGGACCGGCGTCGGCGGAAATGAACGCCACCTCGTCGTCGGCGTCCAGCAGGCCGCGATCGGTGTCCGCCGAGGCGCCGCTGCCCGAGCGGAACACGTATTCGCCCGCCAGACGCTCATCCACCTGGAAGGGGATCGGCGTCCATTTGCCGCCATCGACCGCGAACATCCCCAGGCGATCGATCGGAGTTCCGTTGAGGGTCCCGATTTCCCGGCCCTGCACCGTGACGGGATCGATGGTCCGGGTCAGCGTTTTGCCCACGGCGGCCGCGGTCTGGGCATGCGCCGGCGTCAGCGACAGCCAGCCGCCGATCGCCACCGCGAGTAAAAGCCAAAAGCGCCGTTTTCGTCCCGCCGGTTTCATGCGGCGCATCGTGCCGACCGGGCGAGTAACTGTCAAGCAACGGAAGAAAAAGTCGGCGGCTCGTTCCGCGCGTCGGTTTTCCTTGACCCTCGCGGCGGGAAGCGGTTATTTTCACCGCGAGCGCAAAAAGGTAGCTACCGTGGCGAAAACCCTGACCCTGCTGATCGTCTGCGATGCCGATCCGGACCGTCCGGATTACGGCGGACCCTCGTTCGACGTTCGCGGGCCCCTGCGGTGGCGAGGCCTGAGCGAAGGGGCGCCGCGCCTGCTGGAAGGTTTGGCGGCCTGTCGCGACGACGCCGGCCGCGGACTGCCGATCCTCTGGTGCGTCCGCGCCGACGAACAAATCGAACAGTGCCACGACCGCGCCGACTGGGCGCTCGATCACTTCGCCGCGTTCTGGAAGGATTGCCGATCGGCCGGCCATTCACTCGGCTGGCACCCGCATCACTGGCGCTGGAGCGACGAGCGCCGCTGCTTCCATCAAGAGATCGCCGATCGCGACTGGCAGACCCGTAACCTCGAAAAAGGCGCGGCGGCCTTCGCTCAACCGCCCCGCTTCAGCCGAACCGGCTGGTACGCGATGAACGACGAGAACCTCAACACGCTGGAAAAGCTGGGCGTGGAAATGGACCTGTCGGCGATGCCCGGCATGGTCCGGCGCGGCGAGCCCGACCGGCGCGGCTCCTACTTCGTCGGCCAATACGATTGGTCCCGCTGCAAGAGCGCCCCGTACCACCCGCATCCGCGCGATTACCAGAGCGAGGATCCGCGCGGGCGCAAACTGATCGAGTACCCGCTGCGCACCACCGCCTCGCCCGCGTTGCGCGCGCTGCTCGGCCTGCGTTACCGCCTGCGCGGCGCCACCGGCAAAATCGGCGCGCGGCTGGGGTTGAACGTCACGCTGCATCCCTGGTTGTTCGCGCCCTTGCTGGACGAGGCGCTCCGGGAAGCCGAAGCTCGGGGCGCGGCGCGGCTGGCGGTTTATTTTCATCCCGACGAATTGCTGGCGGACGCCGGGCCGCGGCTCGCCGGCCTGCCGCTCTACGGCGCGCCGTACCTCCTGCGAAACGTCGCGCGGCTGCAACGGCTGGCGCAACGGCGAAAAATCGAGGTGCGGTTCGCTGACGCCGCCGACGAACTAGCCGATTGGCAAAAAAAATTGTCCGCCGCCGGCGAACCGGATTGGCAGGCCGCGCCGATCGCCGCGGCGGAAATGGAGCGGTCGGCGGACCTGGCCGTGCAGGTTTTTCACCCCGCCGACGCGGAGGAATACCGGCGGCGTTTTTGCTGGAAACACGAGGAGCTTTCGCAGGTCGGCCCGTGGATTATGGCAGGCCGGCAGGAAGATCGGCTGCTCGGCCATTATCCGTCGCTGGCCGGGCGCGCGTGGTGGTTCGGCGAAGAAGTGACCAGCGCCCATAGCTGCGACACCGCCGTGCTGCCCGAGCGGCAAGGCAAAGGCCTGCTCGGCAAACTGGCCCGCGAGCAGTACGAACGGCTGCGCGCGGCCGGTTTCCGCTTCGCCTGGGCGTTTCCCAACCACCGGATTTTTCCGCTGCGGGTCGGCTCGCTGGCCTGGCGGGAAGTGGCGCCGTTTCCGTTTCTGATTCGGCCGCTACGGCTGAGCGCCGTCTTGCGGCGCCTGTGGCCGGGGCCGCTCGGCGCGTTTCTGGCCGACGGCGTCGGCGCCGGTTGGAGCCTGCTGTCGCCGTTGCCCCGCTCGTCGCCGGAGGTGGAAATCGTTCCGGTCGGCGAGTTCGGCGCCGAAGCCGACGAAATCTGGAGGCTGGCGCGAACCCGGCTGTCCATCGCCACCGTGCGCGATCGCGATTGGTTCCGCCGCCGGTACGTCGCGGCGCCGGATCGGCCCTACGAGCTGTTCCACCTGAAGCGACGGGGGGATATCGTCGGGCTGGCGGTGACGCGACTGACCGAAAAACGCGACCTGCGCACCTTCGCCGTCTGCGAGCTTTTCCTGGGCGATTTTGTTTTGGAAACGGCGACGGCGGCCCTGGCGGCATTACTTCGGCATGGCGCGGAAAATGGCGCCGAGGTGGCCGGCGCGCTTTGCCTGCCTCATCAGCCGGAATACCAAGCCTATCGCCGGGCCGGTTTCTGGCCGCTGCCGCGCCGTTTTCATCCCGAACCGACGTTTTTCACGGCTTATCCGCTCCAGGGCAGCGACGATAGCGAGGCTTTGTTCGACGCGAAAAACTGGTATCTGACCTGGGGCGATTTGGACACCATTTAAACAGGATGCCGATGCAACCCGAGCAACCCGCGATCACCAAACCGACGGCGCCGCGCAACGTCAAAACAGCGTTGCGCTACGCGGCCATGGCGGTGCTGACCGTCGGGCCGCTGGCCTACGTCGGCTACCAGGTCGCCGACGGGTGGCCGGCGCTCGCCGAACGATCCTGGCATTTGTCCTGGCCTTACCTGGGCCTTTCATGCGGCCTGCTGCTGCTGAATTTCCTCCTCGTCTCCTGGACCTGGGCGCAGACGTTCCAGTCGCTGCATCCGGGTACGCGCGTGCCGCTGCGGCACACTTTCGCGATCATCTACACCGCTCAGTTGGGCCGTTACATCCCGGGCAAAATCTGGATCTGGCTCGGACAGGCGTATCTGGCCGAGCGTTTCGGATATCGCAAAGCCGACGCGCTGACCGCCGGCGCGATTCAGATCATCTGCGGCAACGCCGCGTCGGCCGCCGTCTTCGGTCTGACGCTCTGGGGCATGGGCCAGCCGCTCTGGCTCTGTTTCCTGATGATCGCGATCTCGCTCGGCGTCATGGCGGCGCTGCTGGTCGCTCCGGCCCGCCTCGAAGGCTGGTACAACACCCGGCGTCTCAAACAAGGCAAGGATCCCGTCCGACTGGTGGCCTCGCCGCCGGCCATGATCAAGGTCTATTTCATCATGACGCTGGCCTGGGCCGAGCACTGTCTCGCCTTCGCCGCGCTCGCCTGGGCCGTATTGCCGGCCGGCGGCGACGACTTCTTCGAACTGGCGACCGCTTACAATCTGGCCTATCACGTCGGGCTGTTTCTCCTGATCGTTCCCGGCGGCCTGGGCGTTCGCGAGGGCACGTTAACCGCGCTATTGGCACCGCGCCTCGGCGAAGCGCCCGCCGGAATGCTCGCGCTGGTGCAGCGATTGTGGTTTCTGGTCGGCGAAGCGGCGGCCTTCGGCCTGGCCTGGCTGATCGCCTATCGCGAAGGCGTCCTGGCCGGCAAACGGTCCGATCCGCTTTGACATCGTGGCGCATTCGTTTCAAATTGATTGCTGGATTTTTCCAGGGAGGTTCACCATGCGCGGCCTGCTACTGTTTTTGATCGCCGGAATGTCTTTGGCGTCGTTTTTTCTGGCGGCGAACTGCGGTGACGACACCGACGATCCGGCCGGCGTCAACGGCGACGACGACAATGACGACGACACCAACACCGACGGCGACTACTACAGCGAGGAATGCAACATCGATTACGGCGCCGACATGGGCTGCGACCAGTCCGAACCGGCCTGCCAGCACGCGCGCCTGATCAACATCGACCGCTACAATCACCCCGAGGAATCCGATTGCGCTCCGGCGCTGGATTGGGGAACCCAGCTCGCGGCGGTGGCCTTGGCGCATTCGAAGGACATGTGCGACCGGCATTTTTTCGATCACATCAATCCCGACAACGAGGATCCTTTCGACCGGATGGAAGAAGCGGGCATCGACTTCGTCGCGGCCGGCGAGAACATTTTCATGGCCTGCGGCTACACGATGGATCAGGTCGTGGATCTGGCGGAAGAAAGCTTCATGAACGAGCCGGAATGCGAATACAACCACCGCTCGAACAT encodes the following:
- a CDS encoding tetratricopeptide repeat protein, which translates into the protein MEIGKRTMWVLVCLAFLWAGCAGDQQLKKQVSDLQAQITETQATLADMNLRMEEMNSSLFVLRETTKNNREAIKKLQEQADTPTVYINQPQERVAMDTPPSVMNNNTAAESPLAPMPLPAGGSGGPVGNDEQAFRAAVGQMEKQNWGLAIYDLNAFIAQHPNSAYLPRARFALGESFRQLGELGQAVREYERCVAAGKTAGPYAARSLFWLAQSYQQLGQTEKAGQAKQRLLQEYPDSPEAKKINLESPR
- a CDS encoding GNAT family N-acetyltransferase, whose amino-acid sequence is MAKTLTLLIVCDADPDRPDYGGPSFDVRGPLRWRGLSEGAPRLLEGLAACRDDAGRGLPILWCVRADEQIEQCHDRADWALDHFAAFWKDCRSAGHSLGWHPHHWRWSDERRCFHQEIADRDWQTRNLEKGAAAFAQPPRFSRTGWYAMNDENLNTLEKLGVEMDLSAMPGMVRRGEPDRRGSYFVGQYDWSRCKSAPYHPHPRDYQSEDPRGRKLIEYPLRTTASPALRALLGLRYRLRGATGKIGARLGLNVTLHPWLFAPLLDEALREAEARGAARLAVYFHPDELLADAGPRLAGLPLYGAPYLLRNVARLQRLAQRRKIEVRFADAADELADWQKKLSAAGEPDWQAAPIAAAEMERSADLAVQVFHPADAEEYRRRFCWKHEELSQVGPWIMAGRQEDRLLGHYPSLAGRAWWFGEEVTSAHSCDTAVLPERQGKGLLGKLAREQYERLRAAGFRFAWAFPNHRIFPLRVGSLAWREVAPFPFLIRPLRLSAVLRRLWPGPLGAFLADGVGAGWSLLSPLPRSSPEVEIVPVGEFGAEADEIWRLARTRLSIATVRDRDWFRRRYVAAPDRPYELFHLKRRGDIVGLAVTRLTEKRDLRTFAVCELFLGDFVLETATAALAALLRHGAENGAEVAGALCLPHQPEYQAYRRAGFWPLPRRFHPEPTFFTAYPLQGSDDSEALFDAKNWYLTWGDLDTI